GCGTCACGGTCGACGATCTGCCGGAGCCGCTGGCCTGCCATGTCGCCAGGACCGCGCGGGCTGAATGCCTCCTTGTAGTCCCGGAACAGCCCCCGAGCCTTCCGCATCGCCTCTGCCGGCGCCGTGTTGCCGATCGGGAGCGCATCCGAGACAGCCGGGCCCGACGCCTCGCCCAGGCCCGGGAAGGGCACATCCGGGGCAGGTTCGCCGCGTGGTGCGGCAAACCCATCGGCAAGCCCGGCGCGCTCCCTGGCGGCCCGCTCATAGGCCGTGCCAGCGTCGTCCACCTCGCGGCGCAACACCATCTCGGCAGCATCGCGCAGGGTCGCGGGATCCAGGTCTCGTGCGCTCAGTCCCTCCGCTTCGAGCGCGATGGCCGTGCGCCGGGTCTCGCGATCGAGCCGGGCCGCATAGTCGGCCGCCTCGTCCGAGCCTCGAGTTGCGTTTCTGGCCGCCGCTGCCGCCTCATCTTGCGCGCGATAGAGCGGCTGGCCGCGCTGCTCCCGCTGGATCGCGTCGAGCACCTTGTCTTGCACGTCGCGGGCCGAGATGCCGCCGAGGGCATCCGGCGGGAAGAACCCCTCTTCGGTCAGCGCCACCCGGAGATCATTGGCCGATCGCCCGGAGCGGCGCGCCAGCGTGCCATAGCCCGGGACATAGTGCCGGTTGAGATCAGCCGCCCGCGCCTCGTCATCGAGCGCGATGCCGCCGGTTCGGGCGAGGTAGCGCGTCAGCGTCTCCGGGGCGCCTTGGCCTTGCTGCGCGGCGGCCACATCCATGAAGTTGCCCGGCCGAGGCACTGGCGGGGCGGAAGGCATGTCGAGGAAGCTGCCGGCGTTGCGCACGGGCTGCTGTCCGAACCGGCCGACCGCCATCAGGTCTTCCACCCGCTGGTCAAAGGCGTTCATCACAGCACCCATCGCCCGGCGGTCGGTCGGGTTCTGCGCGGTGCCGCCGTAGTACGACACCAGACGCTTGCGGATCTGCTCGACCTGGCGAAGGTCCGGCCCCTGATCCGGCCCGAGACCGAGGACAGCCGGAAGGCTGTCGAGATCGGAGAGAGCCCGCGCGGTCGCAGGCGTCAGGACCGGATCAATCGGCACTTCCGGCCCGAGCGAACGGCGCACCGCCGTGCCCACATCGGACAAGGCACCCGGGGCGAAGGTGCCCGGGATCGCAGCCACGTCGCCGTATGCCTGACGGTAGGCGCCGCGGGCCTGCTCTGCCGCCTCACGCACGCCAGCCACGGCCGATTGCGCCCCGGACAGCGCGTCGGTGCCAGCGGGGCCGGAAACGGCTCCTAGGGCTTCCTGTTCGGCTTGTCGGGCTGCCGCGATCCGCTGCGCCGTCTCATCACCGGCCAGTCTGGCGCGATCCGCCACCGCTTCGAACGCCGCTTGCGGATTGTCGATCCGCTCGCCACCGCGGGCCGCGACGCCCTGAAGGCGATCCCGAGCCGCCGCGACCTGCGCCGCCTGCTGTACCTCGAACTCGCTGGCGATGCCCTGCGCCCGCGCACCGCGGCTGCCAGCCAGGGCGCCGGCTTCCAGGGCCGAGGCCTGCGGATCCTGCGTCGCCTGTCCCCGGGACAGTGTGATCCCTTGCTCTGCCGCGATAGCCTCGCGCGCCACGGCTGGCGACACACCCTTGGCCTGAAACGCCTGCGCAAGCTGCGCCTGCGCGTCGGCTGGGATGGCAGCAGGATCAACGCCCGCCTCGCGCAACGCCGCCGCGGCCTCTGCCGTGAGGGATGGGGGAGCACCCGGGGCTGCCGGCCGGAATGCCTGAATGCCGCGCTCGGCCAATCGGAGCACGACCGGAGCGGCCTTCTCAATCACGGCACTACCAACCGCGCCGAGGCCAAGGCCTGCTATCCCCGCGACCCCCGCCCGGCCAGCATCCTTGCTGTCGAAGTATTCCCCCGCCGCGCCGTACAGGCCGCCTGTAAAAGCAGCCTGCCCCGCTCGCCTCGCGAGCGTCGAAGCCCCGCCCCACGCCGGCAGGACCACCGCGCCCGCCCCGATGCCGCCAACCGTGCCCGCAAGGGCGCTCTTGGGGTTCTGGCGAGCGAGGGCTTCATCCTGATCCCGGGCGAGCTGGTAATTCGAGCCGAACGACGCGCCGTTGCCGCCGAGCCATGTCGGAGCGCTGGCGATGGCTGCCGCAGCGTTGCGAGGCACGTTCAGCAAGGCCGCGTTGGCGAATTCCCGCAGGCCCGCTGCCGCGGCGTTGCCCGCCGAGGCAGGGCCAACAAGGCGCTCATCCGCTTGCAGCTGCAATCCTCCGTACAGCGCATCCGCGGCGGCTTGATCGTTGCCGATCGAGGGAGCATCGCCGCCGCCGAGCGCACGCGGGGCGGCACCCTGGCGGGCCATCGGCCCCGAACCGAACCGATCCCCGAACGATGCCTCAGGCGTCGGTGCCTTGGCAGCCGCTGAGCGCGCGGCCATCAACTGGCGCATCAGGTCGCCGTTCGAGAGGCCGGACAGGTCCATGGACGCCGGGGCGGTGTCAGGGCTCGTCGGGGCAGGCGTGGGCGAGTTGTTCGGTTGAACGCGGATCGGCAGGCCCTCGGGCGCCGCAGGCTCCTCTGCGAAGGGTGACGGCACCGGGACGGTGGAAGCGTCGCGCTTCGCAGCGCCACGGGCCGCGCCGAGCATCCGCATCAGGTCAGCGTCAGAGACGGACGAAAGACCACCACTCATTGAATGAGCCCCCGGCGACGCGCTTCGGCTTCGAGATCCTGGAGGGCGGGCGAGCCCTGTGACGGCGCGTTGCGCTGCGGAGCGCCCTGCGCCGCCGGGACGAGGGCGCCGCCCGAGCGCGACGCCGCCGGCCCGTTGCCGGGCTGGAAGTAAGTCCGGTCCCGCATCTCGGTCGCCTGCTGCTGCTTCATCTCAAGCCGCCGCTGCGCCAACGTGATCGCCCGATCGTAGATCTTCACCCGCAGAGCGTGGGGCAGATCCGACGAGCCCTGAATGTCCAACAGGATCTTGCGCTCACCCTCAGTCGGCGCGGCACCGAAGATGCTCTTTAGCTGCGCCAAGGCATTCGTCGTCACGAGGTTATCAAGCTCGCGCGTCGCCTGCCCCGCCTCGCTGCCGAGGTTAGACATGATCTTGCCGCGGTCGCTGGCAAACGGCCCCTGGTAGGCCTTCGCCGACAGGTCCTTCGCCTGTTGAAGGTTGCCGATGACAGTCTGAGCCGACGCAACCGCCTCGTCGGCTTCCAAGATCGCCTTCTTGTCCGACGCCGTATAGGGCTGCTGATCCTCCCGGGGCATCTTCCCCGTCAGCACGTAGCTCTGATAGGCCGGCGACCCGGGCGTGAGGCCGAGGCCTTGAGCCGCCTCCGAACGGGCGCTCACGTCATCGGCGATGTTCGAGCGGTTGCGCTCCGGCGCCGTGAACTTGGCGCTGTTCGTGGCTTCATCATAGACGGTCTGCCCGGGGCTCAGCAGTGTCGGGCCGCCGGGGCGCTTCAGTTCACGCTTGTAGTCGAGCAGAGAGCCGGTGAAGCCCTGCGCCCTCGCAATATTGTACTCCTTCACCTCCGCCGGCATGCTGGTCTCATCCAGCTTGTTCTTGAGGAGCATCTGCGCAATCTGGCGCTGGCCGTCCGGCAGGTTCGGCGAGGCTGCAGCCCGGATCAGGAAGCCGATGGCTTGGCTCGGCGGGGCAGCTGCGATGACTGCCGCCGGCACGTTGCCGATCTGGGCGGGCGCCTGAGCGCTGGCCTGCTGTGCGGGGGCTGATGCCGGCGCCCCTCCGCCTGCCGCAGGGGCCACCCCCGACACAGACGGCGGGAGGGTCATCACCGAGCCGGCGCCCATCGGCCGGGATCCCGGGCCACCCATCAAGGAGGCGGGAGGGATGTTGTAGCCCGTGGGTGAACTGCCAAAGGCCGGCATGTCCGCCTGAGGATCGACAGAGGCAACCATGGTCGGCCGGGCGGCAGGAGCACGGCGCAGGGTCATCCCGGCGCCCATGCTGTCGTCGGCGGCTGCCACCTGGGTCTGAGCCTGTTCCGGGGCGGGCGCGCCGCCAGCACCGCCGCCGATGCGCGCGAGATAAGCCTGAGTTGCGTTCAACCGTGCCGCGTTCTCCCCGCCTGGCCGATTGAAGCCGGCGAAGCGCCAGGCGTTCGCCATGATGCTGTTCGCTTCCTCGGCGCTGCGAGCGTTCTGCAAGGCCTGAGTGCGCGAGGGATCTTCGAGCAGCGTGAATTGAGCCTGAGCTACAACGGGGTCAGGGGCGCCGGCCGTCATCCGCCGCATGTTGGCGAGCCGATCGCCGCGCCACGACAGGATGCCGCCCGAGGTACCCGGCTGCCCGCTCTCGCTGGGGTCCGACCACGCCCCGTTGATGTTACTGCCCTTATAGCCGCTCTCACAGTTGGCATAGGCCGCCACCGCCGCGAGGCCGTATGGGTTGGTCAGGCCGCCCGCCTTGAGCGCGCCAACGAACTTCTTCTCATTCTCGCCGCCGCTGCCGGGCAGCGCCATGGCACCGCCGCCGCCCGCGAAGGAAGGCAGCTTGCCGGGGCCGGGAGCGCCCTGAGGGCTGCCAAGCGACCCGAGGGGACCAAGCTGGCCGCCATCGCCCCCGCCGCCGTAGAGCGCTCCGATGCCGTTCGCGAACGCTTGGCTTGCCTGCTGCGACAGGAGGTTCTGCCGGTGCGTCTCGCCGAGCTTGAGCAGCCCGAGGCCGGTTTGCGTGTCGCCGGCATCGAACGCCGTCGAGGCAGCGCCGCTATAGTCGCCCGCGCCGAGCTGCTGGCCGACACGGCTCGCGGCGGTGCGGAGGCGGTTTTCCTCGAGGCCCGTGCCGTAGGCATCCCCGAGCCCGGCGAAGCCGCGATAGTATTCGGCGAACGACATTCACGACCTCGCTTGAACAGGTTGCCGAAGCCGCCGGCCTTGCCAGCCGCGCCGAAGACGCTCGATGCCCCGCCGAGGAGCGCGCCCAAGAAGTTGTTGCTCGATTGCGTCTGGCCCTGCGCGAGCGTGTTGTTGTTCTGTACGAGCGCATTGGCCGCGTTCATCTGCAGCCCAGCGACACCCTGTCCAAACTGCGCCTGCTGCTGCGCGGCGGTGCCGTAAATTCCGGCTTGGTTCTGGCCGAAGGTCTGCCCGAGGCTCGCGAGTTGCGTGCCGAGGTTCTGGGAGGCGTTCGCCTGTGCAGCGATCCCCTGGCCCTGGCCCGCCAGGCCGGTGCCGTAGGACTGAGCGGCGTTGCCCAAGTTGCTGACGTACTGTTGGAAGCCTTGATCGGCGAGGCCGGTCGCGGTGCGCAGAATGTCCGCCGTGGCGTTGCCGCCCGCGAGACCGCCACGAGCCGCCGCCGAGCGCTGCACGGCGCCAAGCGCCTGATCCATCGCGTACTGGTAGCCGGGCGAGACCTGGAAGGCCGCAGCCGCCGCCTGCGATCCGGCTTGGCCGTTGGCGCCCGTGGCATCCAAGTACCGATCAAAGGCGTTCTGGCCGCCTTGGACCATATGCCCGTAGCTGTCGCCGAGCTTGCCCAAGTACGCCTGCGTCTGGCCGTACTGGTTCGTCAGGGCGCCACGGGCGGTACCATAGCCGTCCTGAAGGGCGGTGAGCGAGTTCTGGCCGGCGCCGGTCGTGTTGACGCCAAGATAGCCCTGCGCCATCGCAGAGCCGTTCGTCAGCGCATCGGCGCCAAGGTTCAGCCCGGATTGAATGGCGAACTGATTGTTGCGCGCAGCGCGCTCGTAAGCCCCGCCGGTGATCGCGTCGAGGAGCGACATGGTTAGTGCCTCGCAGTGCTGGAGGGCGGGGAGGTGTCTGCTGTCGGGATCGCCATCGGAGGGCGCGGCAGCCAGCGGCAGGAATGCCGCGTCATCGCCCAGACTGAGGCGTCTTCGCCGGGGCCGAAGTAATCGCGGCTCTGACCTTCATGGGTGAAGCCGGCGCGGCGGGCGTAATCGGCAAGCCACGCAGCTTCCTCGGGCACGCGCCCGACGATCCGGCGAGCGCCAACGACATTGAAGGCCCATTGGCAGGCCGCCCGCAGCACGGGCCGAGTGGTCACCCCGGGATCGCCGACGCACACGAAGTCGACCTCCTCGCCGCCGGGCGTCGGCGCGCTCAAGGCCACAATCAGGCCGGCGCCCCGATCGGGCTGCACGAACCTGATCCACGTCGGATTGTGGCCGAGCGCTCGGCCGGCGCCGTGCTGGATCCATTGCGAGACGACCGAGAGCGGGTCGCGGACTGTCTGTCCGACCCGGCCAGGACCCGAAACGAAGTCGTCGGCCGGGTTCAGCCGCTCGACAACGGCCTCGTGCGCGGTCGCGGCCTGATGCTCGATGATTTCGCGCAGCGTCGGATCAGACATCACGCGGCGCTCCGCATCGCGGCAGCCGGGCCGGCGGGCGCGGGGCCGTCGGGCTGATCGTTCGAGGCGCGGGCGCGGATGACCTGCA
This sequence is a window from Methylobacterium sp. SyP6R. Protein-coding genes within it:
- a CDS encoding GNAT family N-acetyltransferase codes for the protein MSDPTLREIIEHQAATAHEAVVERLNPADDFVSGPGRVGQTVRDPLSVVSQWIQHGAGRALGHNPTWIRFVQPDRGAGLIVALSAPTPGGEEVDFVCVGDPGVTTRPVLRAACQWAFNVVGARRIVGRVPEEAAWLADYARRAGFTHEGQSRDYFGPGEDASVWAMTRHSCRWLPRPPMAIPTADTSPPSSTARH